The Lactobacillus sp. CBA3605 genome contains a region encoding:
- a CDS encoding VOC family protein, translating into MQSQLYPYLAFENAKTAIAYYQRVFGATDIYRLSPTPEQAQQFGLPADADLNNLTMHAGFSILGTKFECADAFQGTPKPSAQITLMLDINSEDAASAQAATAFYQQLVDSGEVTITMPFETQFWGGKMGQFTDAFGITWMLHTSPWSIAADHQPS; encoded by the coding sequence ATGCAATCACAACTTTATCCTTATCTCGCTTTTGAAAACGCTAAGACAGCCATTGCTTACTATCAACGGGTATTTGGTGCCACCGACATTTATCGCCTGAGTCCTACGCCTGAACAAGCGCAGCAATTTGGCCTGCCCGCTGACGCCGACCTCAATAATCTCACCATGCACGCTGGCTTTTCAATTCTAGGAACTAAATTTGAATGTGCGGATGCCTTTCAAGGAACACCTAAACCGTCTGCACAAATTACGCTCATGTTGGATATTAATAGTGAAGATGCGGCTAGTGCCCAAGCAGCCACTGCCTTTTATCAACAGCTCGTTGATTCCGGTGAAGTCACCATTACCATGCCATTTGAAACTCAGTTCTGGGGTGGTAAAATGGGCCAATTCACGGATGCTTTTGGCATTACTTGGATGTTACACACATCGCCTTGGTCAATTGCCGCTGACCATCAACCCTCATAA
- a CDS encoding DNA/RNA non-specific endonuclease — translation MRKRSQRWWQLLGVLGLMLVLSGCRAIDTLTSDTSSTHSTTASAPANSTVAGTYASLANQTYQSGGAAAIKVNSGKSTLQASLWKKSKIDYGNLDQLNRTTTDTAYLSQANLGKSAGRTAQTWSPTGWHNQPITVNGKRVYPQNRGHLIAYTISFNLTNDGQYQAGEAGSLDNPKNLATQTAYSNQQTMQIYENQVRTALEQGKKVIYRVTTVFRGNELMPRGYWSQAISTDGSVNFNVYIWNVEPGVSFDYATGRGKADANMQVAGADRINSSTNTAASRSTSQTTTSKQVEKELYKYGYKFVKKAVQ, via the coding sequence ATGAGAAAAAGAAGCCAGCGATGGTGGCAATTATTGGGCGTTTTAGGGCTAATGTTAGTGCTCAGCGGATGTCGGGCAATCGATACTTTAACAAGTGATACCAGTTCGACGCACTCGACAACCGCAAGTGCGCCGGCGAATTCAACCGTGGCGGGAACCTATGCCAGCTTAGCAAATCAAACCTACCAGTCCGGTGGTGCGGCAGCAATAAAAGTTAATAGTGGTAAAAGCACCTTGCAAGCAAGTTTATGGAAAAAGTCAAAGATTGATTATGGTAATCTCGATCAATTGAACCGGACAACGACCGATACCGCTTATTTAAGTCAGGCTAATCTTGGCAAGTCTGCGGGCCGTACCGCGCAAACATGGAGCCCAACAGGTTGGCATAATCAACCAATTACGGTTAATGGCAAACGGGTTTACCCGCAAAATCGAGGCCATTTAATTGCCTATACGATTTCATTTAATTTGACGAATGATGGGCAATATCAGGCTGGTGAAGCGGGGAGCCTGGATAATCCTAAGAACTTAGCGACCCAAACGGCCTATTCTAATCAGCAAACCATGCAGATTTATGAGAACCAAGTTCGAACGGCTTTAGAACAGGGCAAAAAAGTCATCTATCGGGTGACTACGGTTTTTCGTGGGAATGAATTAATGCCACGTGGTTACTGGTCACAAGCGATTTCAACGGATGGTAGTGTCAATTTCAATGTTTATATTTGGAATGTTGAGCCCGGTGTGAGTTTCGACTATGCCACCGGACGTGGTAAAGCGGATGCGAACATGCAGGTGGCTGGTGCCGACCGAATTAACAGTAGTACCAATACCGCTGCTAGTCGGTCAACGAGTCAAACGACAACGTCCAAACAAGTTGAAAAAGAGTTATATAAGTACGGTTATAAATTTGTCAAAAAAGCGGTACAGTAA
- a CDS encoding GNAT family N-acetyltransferase translates to MTEVQIRPVKMTELSELWHRGFSNPQAEWLKWNGPYFHDRLPQQTDFETIIGPRDWVITPRNWIITVDGTLVGGVNYHFVDGDLKRWLEVGIIIYDEQVWGHQVGRQALTLWLDHLFATMTVPHLGLTTWSGNQRMMQLAVTVGLNLEARIPQVRYWQGHYYDSLKYGILRTDWQKLRQSE, encoded by the coding sequence ATGACGGAGGTACAGATTCGTCCTGTTAAAATGACGGAACTAAGTGAGCTATGGCATCGCGGTTTCAGTAATCCACAAGCAGAATGGTTAAAGTGGAATGGACCGTATTTTCATGATAGATTACCGCAGCAAACTGATTTTGAAACAATCATTGGGCCGAGAGATTGGGTGATAACCCCGCGCAATTGGATTATTACCGTCGACGGAACGCTGGTTGGTGGGGTTAATTATCATTTTGTCGATGGTGACCTAAAACGTTGGCTAGAGGTAGGAATTATTATTTATGATGAGCAAGTTTGGGGACACCAGGTCGGCCGACAAGCGTTGACCCTATGGTTAGATCATTTGTTTGCAACCATGACCGTGCCACATCTGGGGTTAACCACTTGGTCTGGCAATCAGCGGATGATGCAATTAGCTGTTACGGTGGGGCTCAACTTAGAAGCCCGGATTCCGCAAGTGCGTTACTGGCAGGGGCATTATTATGATTCACTGAAGTACGGTATTTTGCGCACAGATTGGCAAAAATTACGTCAGTCAGAATAA
- a CDS encoding zinc-binding dehydrogenase, translating to MKAVVVSQPGGPEVLTYTEVPKPTLKAGWSLLQVKGFGINHSEVFTRQGKSPSVKFPRILGIEAVGVIAETTDATHLPIGQTAISIMGEMGRAFDGSYADYVLVPNAQLYPVTTTLNWAELAAIPETFYTAYGALLGLRLAPQQSLLIRGGTSGVGVSAAKLAHGMQPDLKVVGSSRSLSKKALMLAHGFDEVVIETDGKLATDQRFDRVLDLIGPATVPDSLQHLQPGGIVSSTGQLGGVWTLDQFDPIMRIPNGAYLTSFYSGDVDQPRLDALLQVIAQKKIDVRPVKTFKLAEIQAAHTYLASQHSFGKVVVLP from the coding sequence ATGAAAGCAGTCGTTGTGAGCCAGCCAGGTGGGCCGGAAGTTTTAACTTATACTGAGGTACCCAAGCCAACTTTAAAGGCTGGTTGGTCCCTATTGCAGGTCAAAGGTTTTGGGATTAATCATTCTGAAGTATTTACACGTCAAGGCAAGTCACCATCGGTTAAGTTCCCACGTATCTTAGGGATTGAAGCGGTCGGTGTGATTGCTGAAACCACGGATGCAACGCACCTGCCAATCGGGCAGACGGCAATTTCGATAATGGGCGAAATGGGCCGGGCCTTTGATGGCAGTTATGCCGACTATGTGTTGGTACCGAATGCGCAACTTTATCCGGTAACGACGACGTTAAATTGGGCTGAATTGGCAGCGATTCCCGAAACTTTTTATACCGCTTATGGGGCGTTGTTAGGGTTAAGATTAGCGCCGCAGCAATCGTTACTCATCCGGGGCGGGACTAGTGGTGTCGGTGTGAGTGCTGCTAAGCTAGCCCATGGCATGCAACCGGACTTAAAAGTGGTCGGTAGCAGTCGGAGCTTGTCTAAAAAGGCGTTGATGTTGGCGCATGGGTTTGATGAAGTTGTTATCGAAACTGACGGTAAGCTAGCGACGGACCAACGTTTCGACCGTGTTTTAGATTTAATTGGCCCAGCGACGGTACCTGATTCGTTGCAACATTTACAACCGGGTGGGATTGTGAGCTCGACCGGTCAACTAGGCGGTGTTTGGACGTTAGATCAATTTGATCCAATCATGCGCATTCCTAATGGGGCTTATTTAACGAGTTTTTATTCGGGTGATGTTGATCAACCGCGGCTGGATGCTTTGTTACAAGTTATTGCCCAGAAAAAGATTGACGTGCGCCCTGTCAAAACGTTTAAATTAGCTGAAATTCAAGCGGCTCATACTTATTTAGCGAGTCAACATAGTTTTGGTAAAGTCGTCGTCCTACCTTAA
- a CDS encoding MFS transporter — protein MSKRVVMIVTIALLLSNAMNGLDSTIISTALPAIISDLHGIQLMGWIVAVFLLGGAVTTPLWSKFGERVGNKRAYQISTLIFVLGALLEGLAPNIIFLIIARTVMGIGSGGMTAIPYIIYAEIYKDPVKRGKVFGYVTASFSTAAIIGPLVGGFIVDNFGWHWVFYINVPIGLASIAIIHWLYQAPKLTATHLKVDYLGALCLTSGLVSLLVGIEMIGKIAPLGVGLILMLAVGLLGALLVVERRASDPIIPSRLFKNRYLVAAFGMFFLIYGFFVGFNVYVPMWAQGLLGTTAVIGGVTQIPGSITNFMGAQWSSNLDRKWSTRKIVMIGFTSLLISCGLLVMAGANTSYGWLLLAGAFQGAGIGICFTVLQVSVQQQAAHRDVPIATSFSLLVRMLGQTFMASIYSVVLNQALTTGVRQAQGKITMTMLNQLSDATSARALPAQLIPAMRVILYTGLHHIMGLAFGLLVLGLVINVFGFRQSRVGRRRQHSLNLKHHLN, from the coding sequence GTGTCAAAAAGGGTAGTTATGATTGTAACGATTGCATTATTGTTGTCCAATGCGATGAATGGCTTGGACAGTACCATTATTAGTACAGCATTACCAGCAATTATTAGTGATCTACATGGGATTCAGCTCATGGGGTGGATTGTTGCGGTGTTTTTATTAGGAGGTGCCGTAACCACGCCACTCTGGAGTAAGTTTGGTGAACGTGTGGGCAATAAACGAGCCTATCAAATTTCAACATTGATTTTTGTTTTGGGGGCTTTATTGGAAGGGTTAGCACCTAATATTATCTTTCTAATTATTGCCCGGACCGTAATGGGCATCGGCAGTGGTGGCATGACTGCGATTCCGTATATTATATATGCGGAAATTTACAAAGATCCGGTCAAGCGCGGTAAAGTATTTGGCTATGTCACTGCCAGTTTTAGTACTGCCGCAATTATCGGGCCCTTAGTGGGTGGCTTTATTGTGGATAACTTTGGTTGGCACTGGGTCTTTTATATTAATGTGCCGATTGGTCTCGCTTCGATTGCAATTATTCATTGGTTGTACCAAGCGCCTAAGCTCACGGCAACACATTTGAAAGTCGATTATTTAGGCGCACTGTGCTTGACGAGTGGATTAGTGAGCTTACTAGTTGGCATTGAAATGATCGGTAAAATTGCCCCCTTGGGGGTCGGATTGATTCTAATGCTAGCGGTCGGCTTATTAGGGGCCTTATTAGTGGTTGAACGGCGGGCCAGTGATCCGATTATCCCGAGTCGTTTATTTAAAAATCGGTATTTAGTGGCGGCCTTTGGGATGTTTTTTTTAATTTATGGATTCTTTGTGGGCTTCAACGTATACGTGCCAATGTGGGCGCAGGGGTTGTTAGGGACGACCGCTGTGATTGGTGGTGTAACCCAGATTCCAGGGTCAATTACGAACTTTATGGGCGCGCAATGGAGTTCCAACTTAGATCGCAAATGGTCGACACGTAAGATTGTGATGATTGGATTTACTAGTTTGTTAATCTCGTGTGGCTTGTTAGTGATGGCTGGTGCCAACACGAGTTATGGGTGGTTATTACTAGCGGGTGCCTTTCAAGGGGCCGGAATTGGCATTTGTTTTACGGTCTTACAAGTGAGTGTGCAACAACAGGCCGCGCACCGCGATGTCCCGATTGCGACGTCGTTTAGTCTATTGGTGCGGATGCTAGGGCAGACCTTTATGGCGTCTATCTATAGTGTCGTTTTAAATCAAGCGTTGACGACGGGGGTCCGGCAAGCACAGGGTAAAATTACCATGACAATGTTGAATCAGTTGAGTGATGCGACCAGTGCACGAGCGTTACCAGCACAGTTGATACCAGCAATGCGGGTAATTTTATATACAGGCTTGCATCACATCATGGGCTTAGCCTTCGGGTTACTGGTGTTGGGCTTAGTCATTAATGTGTTCGGTTTTCGACAGTCTCGCGTTGGCCGACGACGCCAACATAGTTTGAATTTAAAGCATCATCTGAATTAA
- a CDS encoding metal-sulfur cluster assembly factor yields MSVESFETIGLAKLATVIDPELGVDLVSLGLIYGVTTDTQGHCVVTMTLTMMGCPLTAVLSERITAAMVTIAGVTTVTIDLVWEPAWSIARMSRAARLTLGV; encoded by the coding sequence ATGTCAGTAGAAAGTTTTGAAACGATCGGATTAGCAAAGTTGGCGACTGTTATTGATCCTGAATTAGGGGTTGATTTAGTAAGCCTCGGGTTGATTTATGGGGTGACCACAGATACGCAAGGCCATTGCGTGGTGACCATGACGTTAACGATGATGGGCTGTCCATTAACGGCAGTTTTATCGGAGCGGATTACTGCGGCGATGGTTACCATCGCTGGCGTAACGACCGTGACGATTGACCTGGTTTGGGAACCTGCTTGGTCGATTGCGCGGATGTCGAGAGCTGCTCGCTTAACTTTAGGGGTTTAA
- the sufB gene encoding Fe-S cluster assembly protein SufB codes for MTDKLTVDHYDYGFHDDVTPVFSTGVGLNTTVIRQLSAEKHEPAWMLAERLAAYEIYQKMPQPAFGPDLSGLDLAHLHYFQKVTDQSYRDWSDVPPKIKATFDRLGVPAAERAYLAGSSAQYESEVVYHRMQAEFEKAGIIFTDTDTALQQYPELFKKWFGQLVKPTANKYAALNAAVWSGGSFIYVPKGVKVTTPIQAYFRLNAANTGQFERTLIIVDEGASLNYVEGCTAPNYDANSLHAAVVEVNVLARATCRYTTIQNWSNNVYSLETKRAQALEQATMEWVDGNLGSKLTMKYPAVYLNGRGAHGTMLSIAVAGHQVDQDTGARMLHNAPETTSSIVSKSIAKDGGAVDYRGTVRFGRDSDGSFAHVECDTIIMDDQSSSDTIPYNEILNGNVSMEHEAKVSKVSETQLYYLMSRGISEAKATEMIIMGFVEPFTKQLPMEYAVELNRLISFEMEGSIG; via the coding sequence ATGACTGATAAGTTAACGGTAGATCATTATGACTATGGCTTCCATGATGATGTGACCCCAGTCTTTTCAACCGGTGTGGGTTTAAACACAACGGTCATTCGACAGCTTTCAGCAGAAAAGCATGAACCAGCTTGGATGCTGGCAGAACGGTTAGCAGCGTACGAAATTTATCAGAAAATGCCACAACCAGCATTTGGACCAGATTTGTCTGGATTAGATTTGGCCCACTTACATTACTTTCAAAAGGTGACCGATCAGTCGTACCGGGACTGGTCAGATGTCCCGCCTAAGATTAAAGCCACCTTTGATCGTTTAGGCGTGCCGGCCGCTGAACGCGCTTATTTAGCTGGTTCCAGTGCGCAGTATGAATCGGAAGTCGTCTATCACCGCATGCAAGCTGAGTTTGAAAAAGCGGGGATTATTTTTACGGATACTGATACGGCATTACAGCAATATCCCGAATTGTTTAAAAAGTGGTTTGGGCAATTGGTCAAGCCAACGGCTAATAAATATGCGGCGCTCAATGCGGCCGTTTGGTCAGGGGGTTCTTTTATCTATGTGCCTAAAGGGGTCAAAGTAACGACGCCCATTCAGGCTTATTTTCGACTTAATGCGGCCAATACAGGTCAATTCGAACGAACGCTTATTATTGTTGATGAAGGCGCAAGTTTGAATTATGTAGAAGGCTGTACTGCACCGAACTATGATGCGAATAGCCTTCACGCCGCAGTGGTGGAAGTCAACGTCTTGGCGCGAGCAACCTGTCGCTATACGACGATTCAAAACTGGTCTAACAACGTGTACAGCCTAGAAACCAAGCGCGCACAAGCCTTAGAACAAGCAACGATGGAATGGGTCGATGGTAATTTAGGGTCGAAGCTCACTATGAAATATCCCGCCGTTTATTTAAATGGCCGCGGGGCACACGGTACGATGCTTTCGATTGCGGTCGCAGGGCATCAGGTGGATCAAGATACCGGGGCACGGATGCTGCATAATGCGCCGGAAACCACCTCTTCGATTGTCTCCAAGTCGATTGCCAAAGATGGTGGCGCAGTCGATTATCGTGGTACTGTCCGCTTTGGGCGTGATTCGGATGGGTCCTTTGCGCATGTTGAATGCGATACGATTATTATGGATGACCAGTCGTCGAGTGATACGATTCCGTACAACGAAATTCTTAATGGGAATGTTTCGATGGAGCATGAGGCCAAGGTGTCTAAGGTTTCCGAAACCCAACTTTATTATTTAATGAGTCGGGGCATCTCAGAAGCTAAAGCTACTGAAATGATTATTATGGGCTTTGTAGAACCGTTTACCAAGCAGTTACCGATGGAATATGCGGTCGAATTGAATCGGTTGATTAGCTTTGAAATGGAAGGGTCGATTGGATAG